In Allomuricauda ruestringensis DSM 13258, the following proteins share a genomic window:
- a CDS encoding cytochrome c3 family protein — translation MKKVLYRHLFSKVLGLSFLLFSSSFYAQEEAEVATDAATEQTAGAVEGDPVKGKQLFNQNCAACHSLDRKMTGPALANVETKLMEDEGLDKEWIYAWIKNSPAVISSGDAYANKIYAEYNQAAMTPFPTLSNEDIDDILAYTAAPPSTPAATATATTDGGEATGSSSGISNEMILGALALVFGLLVIMLVLVNKTLRRIAEANGVVLEKEKEKRLPLWKAFVQNQFLVLVSVVFLLLASAYFAYGWMMQIGVDQGYAPVQPIHFSHKIHAGDNNIDCKYCHSSARVSKTSGIPSLNVCMNCHKSIYEYTGNPEGPSAEDLAAGHTNEFYTGEIKKLYKAVGWDEENQSYTGETKPVEWVRIHQLPDFAYFNHSQHVSVAGVECQTCHGPVEEMEVVEQFAPLTMGWCINCHRETNVKVQGNAYYEAIHEELSKKYGVEKLTAAMMGGLECGKCHY, via the coding sequence ATGAAAAAGGTTTTATACCGCCATCTATTTTCTAAAGTTTTAGGTTTATCTTTCCTATTGTTCTCATCATCTTTTTATGCACAGGAAGAAGCTGAGGTCGCTACGGATGCTGCAACGGAGCAAACTGCCGGTGCTGTTGAAGGTGACCCGGTAAAGGGGAAGCAATTGTTTAACCAGAACTGTGCCGCATGCCACTCCTTGGACAGGAAAATGACCGGTCCTGCATTGGCCAATGTGGAGACAAAGTTGATGGAGGATGAGGGGTTGGATAAAGAATGGATTTATGCGTGGATAAAAAACAGTCCCGCTGTTATATCTTCCGGAGATGCCTACGCCAACAAAATTTACGCAGAGTACAATCAGGCAGCAATGACGCCATTTCCAACATTGTCGAATGAGGATATTGACGATATTTTGGCTTATACAGCTGCACCTCCATCTACACCTGCTGCTACCGCAACTGCAACAACGGATGGAGGAGAGGCAACTGGTTCAAGTTCAGGAATATCCAATGAGATGATTCTTGGAGCCTTGGCCTTGGTGTTTGGTCTTTTGGTGATTATGTTGGTCTTGGTGAACAAGACCTTGCGAAGAATCGCCGAAGCCAATGGAGTTGTTCTTGAAAAGGAAAAAGAAAAGCGTTTGCCTCTTTGGAAAGCATTTGTTCAAAACCAGTTTTTGGTTTTGGTAAGTGTGGTGTTCTTACTATTGGCTAGTGCTTATTTCGCTTATGGTTGGATGATGCAGATTGGTGTAGATCAAGGTTATGCTCCTGTGCAGCCAATTCATTTCTCGCACAAAATTCACGCTGGTGACAATAATATTGACTGTAAATACTGTCACTCTTCTGCTAGGGTGTCAAAAACTTCAGGGATTCCATCTTTGAACGTTTGTATGAACTGTCACAAATCCATATACGAATACACAGGCAATCCAGAAGGCCCATCTGCAGAAGATTTGGCTGCGGGCCATACCAATGAGTTCTATACTGGAGAGATTAAAAAATTATACAAGGCAGTAGGTTGGGACGAAGAAAACCAAAGCTATACGGGCGAGACAAAACCTGTAGAGTGGGTGAGAATTCACCAGTTGCCCGATTTTGCCTATTTCAACCACTCCCAGCATGTTTCTGTTGCCGGTGTTGAGTGCCAGACTTGTCACGGTCCAGTTGAGGAAATGGAAGTCGTGGAGCAGTTCGCTCCATTGACCATGGGATGGTGTATCAATTGTCACCGCGAGACCAATGTCAAGGTTCAGGGCAATGCGTACTACGAAGCAATTCACGAGGAGTTGTCCAAGAAGTATGGGGTAGAGAAATTGACCGCTGCCATGATGGGTGGTCTTGAATGTGGAAAGTGTCACTATTAA